In Lemur catta isolate mLemCat1 chromosome 1, mLemCat1.pri, whole genome shotgun sequence, one DNA window encodes the following:
- the LOC123630721 gene encoding carbonyl reductase [NADPH] 1-like, which translates to MSSSSRVALVTGANRGIGFAITRDLCRQFSGDVVLTAPDTALGQAAVQQLQAEGLSPRFHQLDIDDLQSIRALRDFLRREYGGLDVLVNNAGITFRAADTTPFHIQAEVTLKTNFFGTRDVCTELLPLIKPQGRVVNVSSMIIPMTLKNCSPELQQKFRSETITEDELVGLMKKFVEDTKKGVHEKEGWPNNAYGVSKIGVTVLSRIQARKLSEQRKGDKILLNSCCPGWVRTHMGGPNALKSPEEGAETPVYLALLPPDAEGPHGQFISEKKVQEW; encoded by the exons ATGTCGTCTTCCAGCCGCGTGGCGCTGGTGACCGGCGCCAACAGGGGCATCGGCTTCGCCATCACGCGCGACTTGTGCCGCCAGTTCTCAGGGGACGTGGTGCTCACCGCGCCGGACACAGCGCTGGGCCAGGCAGCCGTGCAGCAGCTGCAGGCTGAGGGCCTGAGCCCGCGCTTCCACCAGCTGGACATCGACGACCTGCAGAGCATCCGCGCCCTGCGCGACTTCCTGCGCAGGGAGTACGGGGGCTTGGACGTGCTGGTCAACAACGCGGGCATCACCTTCcggg CTGCTGATACCACACCCTTCCATATTCAAGCAGAAGTGAccctgaaaacaaatttttttggtACCAGAGATGTCTGCACAGAGTTACTCCCTCTAATAAAACCCCAAG GAAGAGTGGTGAATGTGTCTAGCATGATCATTCCCATGACCCTTAAAAACTGCAGCCCAGAGCTGCAGCAGAAGTTCCGCAGCGAGACTATCACGGAGGATGAGCTGGTGGGGCTCATGAAGAAGTTTGTGGAAGATACCAAGAAGGGAGTGCACGAGAAAGAGGGATGGCCCAACAATGCTTATGGAGTTTCAAAGATTGGCGTCACGGTCCTGTCAAGAATCCAGGCCAGGAAACTGAGTGAACAGAGGAAAGGAGACAAAATTCTCCTGAAttcctgctgcccaggctgggtcaGAACCCACATGGGGGGACCCAATGCCCTCAAAAGTCCGGAAGAAGGAGCAGAGACCCCTGTGTACTTGGCCCTTTTGCCCCCGGATGCTGAGGGGCCTCATGGACAGTTCATATCAGAGAAGAAAGTTCAAGAGTGGTGA